The genomic region TGTCGACGCCTTACGAAGTGATTTTTACCGAAGCGGGGGAAAATAGCCGGGAATCCGTATTTGAAGTCCAGGCGGCGGCCCTGCCCCAGTGCGGCGGCGGGTCACAGTACGCCGAAGTGCAGGGTGTCCGTTCGGCGCAGGCCGGACTGGGCTGGGGCTTTAACGTCCCGACCCAGGACCTGTTCAATGCCTACGAAACCGGTGATCCGCGCCGGGACGCGACGTTTCTGGTGCGCGGCGAAACGACCCGCGACGGCTACACGGTTCCGCAGACGGCCATCAACCCGTATTACAACCAGAAAGCCTACGTGGGCCTGAACGAGAGCCGGTCGCCGTGCGGACTGGGCGATTCCGGCAAAAACATCCGGCTGCTGCGGTATGCCGACATCGTGCTCATGTACGCCGAAGCGGCGAATGAACTGAACCAGACCCCGGCCGCCCTGACAGCTCTGAACTCGGTAAGGGCGCGGGCACGGGGCAGCAGCACGACGGTCCTGCCCAACGTGACGGCAACCGACCGGACGCAGGTCCGGAATGCCATCTGGCGCGAACGGCGCGTGGAACTGGCGATGGAGCACGACCGCTTCTGGGATCTGGTGCGTCAGGGACGGGCTGCCGAGGTGCTTCGGGCTGCCGGAAAGCAGTTCATGCAGAACCGAAACGAAATCATGCCGATTCCGCAGCAGCAGATCGACGCCAGCGGCAACGTACTGACGCAAAACCCCGGCTATTGACAGGACTTCACCAGCGGGGCGCCGGTCGAGAACGGCGCCCCGCTGGTCAAAATAAGTGAATCATGATTCGAGCGTTTACCCTTCTTTTTCTGATTTCCCTGAATTGCCGCGCCCAGCAACCGGCGGCTCCGGCCAACGAGTACAGCGAGTACCTCGAAACGGTACAGAAAGCGACCTTTCGTTATTTCTGGGACTTTGGTCATCCGGTTTCCGGGCTGGCTCCCGAGCGGACGGCGACACCCAACATCGTCACCACGGGCGGAACGGGTTTCGGCATCATGGCCATTGTCGTGGGTGCCGAGCGGGGCTGGGTCACCCGGGCTGAGGCCGCCCAGCGGATGCAGAAGATTGTTGGTTTTCTGGAAAAAAGCGACCGCTTCCACGGCGTCTGGCCCCACTGGCTCGACGGACGCAGCGGCAAAGTCGTGCCCTTTTCGCAATACGACGACGGCGGTGACCTGGTCGAAACGGCTTTCCTCGTCAATGGCCTGCTGAGCGCCCGGGCGTATTTTACCCAGAATACTGCGGTGGAAAAGGATGTCCGCCAGCGGATCGAAAAGCTGTGGCGGGAGGTCGAATGGGACTGGCACGTGCAGAACGGGAAACTGCTCTGGCACTGGTCGCCGAACCACGGCTGGAAGATGAACCACCCGATTCGCGGCTTCGACGAAACGATCATTACGTACGTGCTGGCGCTGGGTTCGCCCACGCACGCCATTCCACCGACTGTTTACGAGAATACCTACAAACAGAGCAGCTACTACAAAAACGGCAACACCTATTTCGGCTACCGGCTGCCGCTCGGGATGGACATGGGCGGGCCGCTGTTCTTCACGCACTACTCGTACCTGAGTCTGGACCCGCGCCTGATGCAGGACGACAACACGTACTACTGGACACAGAATCTGCACCACACCCTCATAAACCGGGCCCATTGCCTTCAGCCCCGGCAGGCCATGTACGGCTATGGCCCCGGCAACTGGGGTCTGACCGCCAGCGACGATTACAACTTCTACGACGCCCACTCGCCGACCAACGACAACGGAACCATCAGCCCCACGGCGGCCCTTTCGGCCTTTCCGTACACGCCGTACTACTCCATGCAGGTTTTACGCAATCTGTACCTGCGGGAAGGGAGCCGGCTTTTCGGGCCGTACGGCTTTTACGATGCCTATCACAAAAACCTGAACTGGTACTCCAACCAGTACCTGGCCATCGATCAGGGTCCGATTGTGGTCATGATGGAAAATTACCGCTCCGGCCTGATCTGGAAACTCGGGGAACGAACGCCCGAACTCTGGACGGGTCTGGAAAAGATGGGTATCCGCAAGCCGGTGCATCCGACCAGTTTCTACGCCTACGCGCCAGACTTCCGCACGGGTTACGTCGACCTCTGGAAGCACCCGGACCGGGGCGCTTTCGTCCTCGATTTTGCCGTAAAAGGGGCTTCGCCCGTTTCGCTGAACGTACTGGACGAAACGGGAAAGCCGGTCCGGAAGCTAATCGACAACCAGGCCTACGCGGAGGGAATGCACCAGTTGACGTTCCAGTTGCCACAGGGGAAATACACGTTTGAACTGACGCAGGGAGCCGACCGGCAGCAGGTCCGCCTGTTCCTGCACCAGGGCGTGGATACGAACTAACCCGCTTCCGGGCTGGGGAGTGAAAAACGCAATATTTTTTGGCCGTCCTGCACCAAGTATGTAACGCATTGCGTTTTTTTGGTGTTTGTGATTCAGTAAGGCCCGTAAACAAACCCCCACATGAACGACCGCTTCAAACTCTGGCTCAAACGCGTCGGCTGGTTGGGCTTTCTGTTTTTCCTCATCAAAGGACTGCTCTGGCTGATTGTTCCCGTTCTGATTGCGCAGGGCTTGATTTCTTGCTAAGCCGTAAAGCTTTTGTTTTCAGGTGTTAAACATCCATTAACTTTCTTCCGGGCTGAAAGCAAACCTTTTTTTGTTAATTGTTTTTCAGTAACTTTGCGTCCTGATTTGCCAAGGTGCGTCCGCATGGCGGTCAAATCAGGACATTTTCAACGAATCAACACTAAGTTTTTCATAGACGAATGGCTCGCGATTTAAGATTCACGAGGAACATCGGTATCGCTGCGCACATTGATGCGGGTAAGACGACCACGACCGAACGTATCCTCTATTACGCCGGTGTCAGCCACAAGATTGGTGAAGTACACGACGGTGCCGCTACCATGGACTGGATGGAGCAGGAGCAGGAGCGTGGTATCACGATTACCTCCGCTGCAACGACCGTAAACTGGACCTACCGGGACCAGAAATACCACATCAACATCATCGACACGCCGGGTCACGTTGACTTCACCGTAGAAGTAAACCGCTCCCTGCGCGTTCTGGATGGTCTGGTGTTCCTCTTCAGCGCCGTTGACGGCGTCGAGCCGCAGTCAGAAACCAACTGGCGTCTGGCCAACAACTACAACGTTGCCCGGATTGGCTTCGTAAACAAGATGGACCGCGCTGGCGCGGATTTCCTGAACGTTTGCAACCAGGTAAAAGAAATGCTGGGCAGCTACGCAGTACCCCTGCAGCTCCCGATTGGTGCCGAGGACGAGTTCGAGGGCGTTGTTGACCTCGTCAACTTCCGCGGTATCAAGTGGAACGAAAGCGACAAAGGTATGACCTTTGAAGTCGTTCCCATTCCGGACGACATGATCGACGAAGCAACCGAATGGCGCGAGAAACTGCTCGAAGCCGTGGCCGAGTTCGACGATACCCTGATGGAGAAATACTTCGAAGATCCGAACTCCATCACGGAAGACGAAATTCTGGCCGCCCTGCGTCAGGCGACGATCAGCATGAAGATCGTTCCGATGCTGTGTGGTTCTTCGTTCAAGAACAAAGGCGTTCAGACGATGCTCGATTACGTGATGGCCCTGCTGCCGTCGCCGCTCGACAAAGAAAGCATCAAAGGAACGAACCCGGACACCGGCGCCGAAATCTCACGCAAGCCGAGCTCCGACGATCCGTTCACGGCTCTGGCGTTTAAGATTGCTACGGACCCCTACGTTGGCCGTCTGTGCTTTATCCGTTCGTACTCCGGTACGCTGGAATCCGGCTCATACGTTCTGAACAACCGTTCAGGCAACAAGGAGCGTATCTCGCGTATCTTCCAGATGCACGCCAACAAGCAGAACCAGATCGATCGTCTGGAAGCTGGCGACATCGGTGCCGTAGTAGGTTTCAAAGACATCAAGACGGGCGATACCCTGTCGGACGAGAAGCATCCGATCGTTCTGGAATCCATGGTATTCCCGGATCCGGTTATCGGTTACGCCATCGAGCCGAAAAAATCGGCTGACCAAGACAACTTCTCGAAGGCTATCGGTAAGCTGATCGAAGAAGACCCGACCCTGAAAGTTGAGTCGGACGAAGAAACCGGCCAGACGATCATCCGCGGGATGGGTGAGCTTCACCTTGAAATCATCATCGACCGGATGCGTCGTGAATTCAAGGTAGAAGTAAACCAGGGCGCGCCGCAGGTAGCTTACAAAGAAACCCTGACGAAGAACTTCGAACACCGCGAGGTGTACAAGAAGCAGACGGGTGGTCGCGGTAAGTTTGCCGACATCGTGTTCGAAATCATGCCGGGCGAAGAAGGCAAGCCGGGTCTGGAGTTCGTAAACGGCATCGTTGGTGGTGTGATTCCCCGTGAATTCATCCCGGCCATCGAAAAAGGCTTCCGCGAAGCCATGTCAAACGGCCCGCTGGCTGGTTACCCGCTGGATTCGATGAAAATTCGTCTGTTCCACGGTTCCTTCCACGACGTTGACTCCGATTCACTGTCGTTCGAACTGGCGGCTCGTATGGGCTTCCGTGAGGCAGCCAAGAACGCCGGTCCGAAACTGCTCGAACCGATCATGGCGGTTGAAGTGCTGACGCCGGAAGAATACACCGGTCCGATCACGGGTGACCTGAACCGTCGCCGGGGCATCATGAAAGGCATGGATACCCGCGCTGGCTCGCAGGTGATCAAGGCTGACGTTCCCCTGTCGGAACTGTTCGGCTACGTAACCGACCTGCGTACGATCTCTTCCGGTCGTGCCACGGCCAACCTGACCTTCTCGCACTACGAGCAGGTTCCGACCAACCTGGCCGAAGGCATTGTAGCGAAGTCAAAGGGTGCTGTTCGCGCCCAATAATTTTGAATGATGAATGTTGAATTGGGAATGATAGGTCTGTTTAGATATTCTTCATAATTCAACATTCATCATCCACTATTCAAAATAGGCTGCGTTGCCGGAGTAAATGGTCCTTTCGGCGGCGGGCGACCTGTCGGGAACGGGTTATTTTCTATCAGGACCACTCATTACCATGAATCAAAAAATTCGGATCAAACTGAAGTCGTTCGACCACATGCTGGTTGATAAGTCGGCTGAGAAAATCGTGAAGGCAGTAAAATCGACGGGTGCCGTGGTGAACGGTCCGATTCCCCTGCCGACCGATAAGGAAATCTTTACCGTTCTGCGTTCTCCGCACGTGAACAAGAAGTCACGCGAGCAGTTCCAGTTGTGCACTTACAAGCGCCTGGTAGACATCTACTCGACGAGCGCCAAGACGGTTGACGCGCTGATGAAGCTCGAACTGCCGAGCGGCGTTGACGTGGAAATCAAAGTATAGTTTTCTGGTCGATACGACTCCAGACGAGATAAGAAGCCACCGGGACGAAAACTCCGGTGGTTTTTTGTTTTTTACTGATTTTTAATGAGGTAGTACTTTTTTTCTGAAAAAACTCTTTCTATATTTGCAGGCCGAATAAAAAAGCTTATTGCTTTCAAAAACATAACGCGGATGAAGGTCCCCTGCGGAAACCACATCTGACTTTGTCCGGTAAGGCCTCTTCGGAAGCCTGCACCGAACGCATAGGTCAGGTGTTCTACGCCTGGCCTTTTTTGTTGAAAAAACACGTTATTTTTTGACAATTAAGCAGATACGGGTTGCAATATGGCCGGTTAATCCCTAATTTTGCACTCCGTTTTTTTATTTGTTTCATTTAATTTCCTGCTTTACAACAACTTACCATGTCTGGTTTAATTGGAAAAAAGATTGGGATGACCAGTCTGTACAATGCTGACGGGCAGGCTCTGGCATGTACAGTGATTGAGGCCGGTCCTTGCGTTGTCACGCAAGTGAAGACGCAGGAGAAGGACGGCTACACGGCCATCCAGCTCGGCTACGGCGAGAAGAAAGAAAAGCGCACGACGCAGCAGCTTCTCGGCCACTTCAAAAAGGCCAACACAACTCCCAAGCGCAAGCTGGTTGAGTTCAAGGAGTTCGAGCAGCAGCTCGCTCTGGGTCAAACACTGTCAGTGACGGACGTCTTCACGGAAGGCGACTTCCTCGATGTAGTCGGAACGGCGAAAGGCCGCGGTTTCCAGGGCGTTGTGAAACGCCACGGCTTCGGCGGGGTAGGCGGTCAGACGCACGGTCAGCACAACCGTGCCCGGCACCCGGGTTCGATCGGTGCCTGTTCATTCCCCTCACGTGTGTTCAAAGGGCTGCGTATGGCAGGCCGGATGGGCAACAACCGGGTAAAGGTTCAAAACCTCCGCGTCCTGCGCGTTCTGCCTGAGCAAAACCTGATCGTGATCAGCGGTTCGGTGCCGGGTGCAAAAAATT from Tellurirhabdus rosea harbors:
- a CDS encoding glucoamylase family protein; amino-acid sequence: MIRAFTLLFLISLNCRAQQPAAPANEYSEYLETVQKATFRYFWDFGHPVSGLAPERTATPNIVTTGGTGFGIMAIVVGAERGWVTRAEAAQRMQKIVGFLEKSDRFHGVWPHWLDGRSGKVVPFSQYDDGGDLVETAFLVNGLLSARAYFTQNTAVEKDVRQRIEKLWREVEWDWHVQNGKLLWHWSPNHGWKMNHPIRGFDETIITYVLALGSPTHAIPPTVYENTYKQSSYYKNGNTYFGYRLPLGMDMGGPLFFTHYSYLSLDPRLMQDDNTYYWTQNLHHTLINRAHCLQPRQAMYGYGPGNWGLTASDDYNFYDAHSPTNDNGTISPTAALSAFPYTPYYSMQVLRNLYLREGSRLFGPYGFYDAYHKNLNWYSNQYLAIDQGPIVVMMENYRSGLIWKLGERTPELWTGLEKMGIRKPVHPTSFYAYAPDFRTGYVDLWKHPDRGAFVLDFAVKGASPVSLNVLDETGKPVRKLIDNQAYAEGMHQLTFQLPQGKYTFELTQGADRQQVRLFLHQGVDTN
- the fusA gene encoding elongation factor G, giving the protein MARDLRFTRNIGIAAHIDAGKTTTTERILYYAGVSHKIGEVHDGAATMDWMEQEQERGITITSAATTVNWTYRDQKYHINIIDTPGHVDFTVEVNRSLRVLDGLVFLFSAVDGVEPQSETNWRLANNYNVARIGFVNKMDRAGADFLNVCNQVKEMLGSYAVPLQLPIGAEDEFEGVVDLVNFRGIKWNESDKGMTFEVVPIPDDMIDEATEWREKLLEAVAEFDDTLMEKYFEDPNSITEDEILAALRQATISMKIVPMLCGSSFKNKGVQTMLDYVMALLPSPLDKESIKGTNPDTGAEISRKPSSDDPFTALAFKIATDPYVGRLCFIRSYSGTLESGSYVLNNRSGNKERISRIFQMHANKQNQIDRLEAGDIGAVVGFKDIKTGDTLSDEKHPIVLESMVFPDPVIGYAIEPKKSADQDNFSKAIGKLIEEDPTLKVESDEETGQTIIRGMGELHLEIIIDRMRREFKVEVNQGAPQVAYKETLTKNFEHREVYKKQTGGRGKFADIVFEIMPGEEGKPGLEFVNGIVGGVIPREFIPAIEKGFREAMSNGPLAGYPLDSMKIRLFHGSFHDVDSDSLSFELAARMGFREAAKNAGPKLLEPIMAVEVLTPEEYTGPITGDLNRRRGIMKGMDTRAGSQVIKADVPLSELFGYVTDLRTISSGRATANLTFSHYEQVPTNLAEGIVAKSKGAVRAQ
- the rpsJ gene encoding 30S ribosomal protein S10, which produces MNQKIRIKLKSFDHMLVDKSAEKIVKAVKSTGAVVNGPIPLPTDKEIFTVLRSPHVNKKSREQFQLCTYKRLVDIYSTSAKTVDALMKLELPSGVDVEIKV
- the rplC gene encoding 50S ribosomal protein L3, which codes for MSGLIGKKIGMTSLYNADGQALACTVIEAGPCVVTQVKTQEKDGYTAIQLGYGEKKEKRTTQQLLGHFKKANTTPKRKLVEFKEFEQQLALGQTLSVTDVFTEGDFLDVVGTAKGRGFQGVVKRHGFGGVGGQTHGQHNRARHPGSIGACSFPSRVFKGLRMAGRMGNNRVKVQNLRVLRVLPEQNLIVISGSVPGAKNSFVILEK